A genomic window from Pseudoxanthobacter soli DSM 19599 includes:
- a CDS encoding siderophore-interacting protein, translating into MGAERASTFKAVAKVALAEPEAVLTKLCDHLAEHGTVSRSRGAARIETVFGTARLEAAERTLLLEAEGDEETNFAYVKLSLAEHILAFAAPDKPAIVWAGDGAAGAPLPYFREMRVVGARNVTPHMRRVTLAGENLARFASGGLHVRLLFPQPGAAPQWPVTGADGRPSWPDESRRPIARVYTIRHIDVAKGEIDIDFVLHEGAETPGASFARHAEPGDVVGMTGPGGGTFGEADWSMLAGDETALPAIGRILERLPATARATVFIEVADAREEQPLPTAASATIRWLHRDGADAGGTTLLAEAVRGVDWPDAGTVFAWAGCEHGAARAIRTYLRGERGLAREQHLVVAYWRLGASGDNARGQD; encoded by the coding sequence ATGGGTGCCGAACGCGCTTCCACCTTCAAGGCCGTCGCCAAAGTCGCGCTGGCGGAGCCCGAGGCCGTGCTGACGAAACTCTGCGATCACCTCGCCGAGCACGGCACCGTCTCACGCTCGCGCGGAGCCGCTCGGATCGAGACGGTGTTCGGAACGGCGCGGCTGGAAGCTGCGGAACGCACCCTGCTGCTGGAGGCCGAGGGCGACGAGGAAACCAACTTCGCCTATGTGAAGCTCTCGCTTGCCGAGCATATCCTCGCATTCGCTGCCCCGGACAAGCCCGCCATCGTCTGGGCCGGTGACGGCGCCGCCGGTGCGCCATTGCCCTATTTCCGCGAGATGCGCGTCGTCGGCGCGCGCAACGTCACCCCGCACATGCGCCGGGTGACGCTCGCCGGCGAGAACCTCGCGCGGTTCGCCAGCGGCGGGCTTCATGTCCGCCTGTTGTTCCCGCAACCGGGCGCGGCGCCGCAATGGCCGGTGACCGGCGCGGACGGCCGGCCGAGCTGGCCCGACGAGAGCCGGCGGCCCATCGCCCGCGTCTACACCATCCGGCACATCGACGTGGCGAAAGGCGAGATCGACATCGATTTCGTGCTGCACGAGGGCGCGGAGACGCCGGGCGCCAGCTTCGCGCGCCATGCCGAGCCGGGTGACGTGGTGGGCATGACCGGCCCGGGCGGCGGCACCTTCGGCGAAGCGGACTGGTCCATGCTTGCCGGCGACGAGACCGCGCTGCCGGCGATCGGCCGCATCCTCGAACGGCTGCCCGCGACCGCGCGCGCCACCGTCTTCATCGAGGTCGCCGACGCCCGGGAGGAACAGCCGCTTCCGACCGCGGCCAGCGCCACGATCCGCTGGCTTCACCGCGACGGGGCGGACGCGGGCGGCACGACGCTGCTCGCCGAGGCCGTTCGCGGCGTGGATTGGCCGGATGCCGGCACGGTCTTCGCCTGGGCCGGGTGCGAACACGGGGCCGCGAGGGCCATCCGCACATATCTGCGCGGGGAACGGGGCCTCGCCCGCGAACAGCATCTCGTCGTCGCCTACTGGCGGCTCGGCGCGAGCGGCGACAACGCGCGGGGGCAGGATTGA
- the tssG gene encoding type VI secretion system baseplate subunit TssG yields MIDQLLDAPQSFDFVQAMRVLEAAGGLGDHVSMAAARTPAGYGGTFRLRFVNDARLRYPTAVISSAEKEPDGSVRMTVAGIGMIGALGTLPYSYTTLATARLGHNNEALKAFLDIFQHRAVELFYGASSKYRLAIDFERRERTGEDGFGSVLRSLAGIEGASLRNRMSVPDDTVLHYAGLFASGPRSADGLEALLRSELRHPVSVLQFVGRWVPVAAEEQTRLGGGRASGGQYCGLGTNAVVGDRVWSAQHSARIVIGPIGREEMEALLPGGQQSRFIADLVRFYCGAEYEFDVQLVMRADAVPAARLARGDGDDPGAARLGQTAWSLSGPSPVARDEAIFPLSPPE; encoded by the coding sequence GTGATCGACCAGCTCCTCGATGCGCCGCAGAGCTTCGACTTCGTCCAGGCGATGCGGGTGCTCGAAGCCGCGGGCGGATTGGGCGACCATGTCTCGATGGCGGCCGCCCGCACGCCCGCCGGCTATGGCGGCACATTCCGGCTTCGCTTCGTCAACGATGCCCGGCTGCGCTATCCGACCGCGGTCATCTCCAGCGCCGAGAAGGAGCCGGACGGCTCCGTGCGGATGACGGTGGCCGGCATCGGCATGATCGGCGCGCTCGGCACGCTGCCCTACAGCTACACCACGCTCGCCACCGCGCGGCTCGGCCACAACAACGAGGCGCTGAAGGCCTTCCTCGACATCTTCCAGCACCGCGCGGTCGAGCTGTTCTACGGCGCCTCCAGCAAATACCGCCTGGCGATCGATTTCGAGCGGCGGGAGCGCACGGGCGAGGACGGGTTCGGCAGCGTGCTGCGCAGCCTCGCCGGCATCGAGGGCGCGTCCCTGCGCAACCGCATGTCGGTGCCGGACGACACCGTCCTGCACTATGCCGGGCTGTTCGCGTCCGGTCCCCGCTCCGCGGACGGGCTTGAGGCGCTGCTGCGCAGCGAATTGCGGCACCCGGTCTCGGTCCTTCAGTTCGTCGGACGCTGGGTGCCGGTCGCGGCGGAAGAGCAGACCCGGCTCGGCGGCGGCCGCGCGTCGGGCGGCCAATATTGCGGGCTCGGCACAAACGCCGTGGTCGGCGACCGGGTGTGGAGCGCGCAGCATTCCGCGCGGATCGTCATCGGCCCCATCGGCCGCGAGGAGATGGAGGCGCTGCTGCCCGGCGGACAGCAGAGCCGCTTCATCGCCGATCTCGTGCGCTTCTATTGCGGCGCCGAGTACGAATTCGACGTCCAGCTCGTGATGCGCGCCGACGCCGTTCCCGCGGCCCGTCTCGCCCGCGGCGATGGCGACGATCCCGGCGCCGCCCGCCTCGGCCAGACCGCCTGGAGCCTGAGCGGCCCGAGCCCGGTCGCCCGCGACGAAGCGATCTTCCCGTTGTCCCCGCCCGAATGA
- a CDS encoding class I SAM-dependent methyltransferase, which yields MDSWSNGYVSDIEYLPGFYVEQTPGHLLLSCLLNGFEPPFSGDRFTYCELGCGQGNTANIIAAANPNATVIAVDFNPAHIARARQAAEAAGLTNIQFFEEGFADLIHRTGLPEFDIVSLHGVWSWIGEDDRKDVTTFLKKAVKPGGLVAVTYNAMPGWATTLPIQHLLMDFARFSHETSDKRVVDGLDFIDRLRAAGSYAANDEALLKQIRGGDKVAPDRAVYLAHEYLNQNWRPLYHSETASMLAEAKLGFIGSATLLETFPDLMLRPDQREILNSVPAGSFRETVKDYLTNRRFRRDVFVRGPRKLTDSERDAWLENVGLAATITAEAAKLVLDVPVGTAELPKDHYHPVFEALAARPHTLRELADLPPLRNLAGAPSMVELAGILAGTSQAILLPWGLSNRGLTEQVLRYNVRATAEVFEQRAAHTAIALPLSGGGMSLPTMDALVYFGITGGRATSDEELVELLYRKLSVGKVPLMKDGAVVSEPEAVRAMIVESVNWGLQHRVPLWKQLGAIF from the coding sequence ATGGATTCCTGGTCGAACGGCTATGTCAGCGACATCGAATATCTGCCCGGCTTCTATGTCGAGCAGACCCCCGGCCATCTCCTGCTGAGCTGCCTGCTCAACGGGTTCGAGCCGCCGTTCTCCGGCGACCGGTTCACCTATTGCGAACTCGGCTGCGGCCAGGGCAACACCGCCAACATCATCGCCGCCGCCAACCCGAACGCGACGGTGATCGCGGTCGATTTCAATCCCGCCCACATCGCGCGGGCGCGTCAGGCCGCCGAGGCGGCGGGCCTCACCAACATCCAGTTTTTCGAGGAAGGCTTCGCCGACCTGATCCATCGCACCGGCCTGCCCGAGTTCGACATCGTGTCGCTCCATGGCGTCTGGTCGTGGATCGGCGAGGACGACCGCAAGGACGTCACCACCTTCCTGAAAAAGGCGGTGAAGCCGGGCGGCCTCGTGGCCGTCACCTATAATGCCATGCCGGGCTGGGCGACGACGCTGCCGATCCAGCACCTCCTGATGGATTTCGCCCGCTTCAGCCACGAGACCAGCGACAAGCGCGTGGTCGACGGCCTCGACTTCATCGACCGGCTTCGCGCCGCCGGCTCCTATGCCGCGAACGACGAGGCGCTCCTGAAGCAGATCCGCGGCGGCGACAAGGTCGCGCCGGACCGGGCGGTCTATCTCGCCCATGAATATCTCAATCAGAACTGGCGTCCGCTCTATCACAGCGAAACCGCGTCGATGCTTGCCGAGGCCAAGCTCGGCTTCATCGGGTCCGCGACGCTGCTGGAGACGTTCCCCGACCTGATGCTGCGGCCGGACCAGCGCGAGATCCTGAACAGCGTGCCCGCCGGCTCGTTCCGCGAGACCGTGAAGGACTATCTCACCAACCGCCGCTTCCGGCGCGACGTCTTCGTCCGCGGCCCGCGCAAGCTGACCGACAGCGAGCGCGACGCGTGGCTCGAGAATGTCGGCCTCGCGGCGACGATCACCGCGGAGGCCGCCAAGCTCGTGCTCGACGTGCCGGTCGGGACGGCGGAGTTGCCGAAAGACCACTATCACCCGGTGTTCGAGGCGCTCGCCGCCCGTCCGCACACCCTGCGCGAGCTCGCCGACCTGCCGCCGCTGCGCAATCTCGCCGGCGCGCCGTCGATGGTGGAACTCGCCGGCATCCTCGCCGGCACGTCGCAGGCGATCCTGCTGCCGTGGGGCCTCTCCAACCGCGGCCTGACGGAACAGGTGCTGCGCTACAATGTCCGCGCGACCGCTGAGGTGTTCGAGCAGCGCGCGGCCCACACCGCGATCGCGCTGCCGCTGTCCGGCGGCGGCATGTCGCTGCCGACCATGGATGCCCTCGTCTATTTCGGCATCACCGGCGGGCGCGCCACCAGCGACGAGGAACTCGTCGAACTGCTCTATCGCAAGCTTTCCGTCGGCAAGGTGCCGCTGATGAAGGACGGCGCCGTCGTCAGCGAGCCGGAAGCGGTCCGCGCCATGATCGTGGAAAGCGTCAACTGGGGCCTCCAGCACCGCGTACCGCTGTGGAAGCAGCTCGGGGCGATCTTCTGA
- a CDS encoding ATP-binding cassette domain-containing protein, with product MAAPAPLFELDAASFSAAGRVLVEPLTLALPPRRVVGLIGHNGSGKSTLVRLLARQQPASSGTIRFGGRPLADWGSRAFARRVAYLPQYTPPATGMLVEELVALGRYPWHGALGRFSPDDRAKVAEALELTDTARFAGRLVDTLSGGERQRVWLAMLIAQDTECLLLDEPISALDIAHQMEVLSLVHRLSAERGLGVVVVLHDINMAARFCDEIVALHTGRLIARGTPAEIVTPETLFAIYGVRMSTLPHPEAEAPLAFAV from the coding sequence ATGGCGGCACCGGCGCCGCTGTTCGAACTCGATGCCGCGAGTTTCTCCGCCGCCGGCCGGGTTCTGGTGGAGCCGTTGACGCTCGCCCTGCCGCCGCGCCGGGTGGTGGGCCTCATCGGGCATAACGGCTCCGGCAAGTCGACGCTCGTCCGGCTGCTCGCGCGCCAGCAGCCGGCGTCTTCCGGCACGATCCGCTTCGGCGGCCGGCCGCTGGCAGACTGGGGAAGCCGGGCGTTCGCCCGCCGCGTCGCCTACCTGCCGCAATATACCCCGCCCGCGACGGGCATGCTGGTGGAGGAACTGGTGGCGCTCGGCCGCTATCCCTGGCACGGCGCCCTCGGCCGGTTCTCGCCGGACGATCGGGCGAAAGTCGCCGAGGCGCTTGAGCTGACCGACACGGCGCGGTTCGCCGGCCGGCTGGTCGACACGCTTTCGGGCGGAGAGCGCCAGCGCGTCTGGCTGGCGATGCTCATCGCGCAGGACACCGAATGCCTGCTGCTGGACGAGCCGATCTCCGCGCTCGACATCGCCCATCAGATGGAGGTGCTGTCACTGGTGCACCGGCTTTCGGCGGAGCGCGGCCTCGGCGTCGTGGTCGTGCTGCACGACATCAACATGGCCGCGCGCTTCTGCGACGAGATCGTCGCGCTGCATACCGGCCGGCTGATCGCGCGCGGCACGCCGGCCGAGATCGTGACGCCGGAGACGCTGTTCGCGATCTACGGTGTGCGCATGAGCACCCTGCCCCACCCCGAGGCAGAGGCGCCGCTCGCCTTCGCGGTGTAG